A stretch of the Lathamus discolor isolate bLatDis1 chromosome 2 unlocalized genomic scaffold, bLatDis1.hap1 SUPER_2_unloc_1, whole genome shotgun sequence genome encodes the following:
- the EPPK1 gene encoding epiplakin, which yields MESKPAVNGHAAPVSPQEGSPGANQWCQDVLARKESKMAGMDGHSKPPEAAGSIAGVYVEASKKMMSFYDATREHLLSLDSALSLLEAQAATGFLADPVKNRRVSVAEAVQMGLVGLELKDKLLSAEKAATGFMDPYTEEKIPLFQAMQKDLVGRDQGTRLLQAQIATGGIIDPSTGCRLPADVACERGYLDEEMSQLLSDPSNEDGKRFLNPSTMERVTYMELIKRCVIEPGSGFLLLPLQTTFPGLGGRVSSRDLLDSGIISSDTFRGLEEGRVSAQEVAESDSVQRFLRGTRTVAGVVLPSGEQKSLYQALREHLLLPGTALMLLQVQASTGSLTDPIKNKSYLVDEAVRVGLIGPELHEKLSSAEKSITGYRDPCTGEMLSLFQAIRKGFVPKDHGFCLLEAQMATGGIIAPGKHLRVPTETACKWEYLDEATRQLLSTPTNDMKGFLDPSSKEKLTYTDLLKRCVTDPSTGLLLLPLGGDSREGLKGTHLFFDHETQTALENTRVPVALGKFKGKSVSLWKLLFSDYIQSEQRAALSQQYLAGTLSMQELSKAVSATVEEMASPANITFEGLRDRVTADQLLSSEIINKDLFKKLKEGETSAKEVVSMDTVKKYLQGTGSIGGLLLPDSQEKISIYQAKRKGLLRPGTSLILLEAQAATGFIIDPAANRRYSVGEALQAGVIGPDVYDKLLAAEKSVTGYRDPYSGNTISLFQAMQKELIVREHGIRLLEAQIATGGIIDPVNSHRIPVEVAYKRGYFDKKMNLILSDPSDDTKGFFDPNTHENLTYLQLKEKCITEPSTGLCLLPLNSRKRQFVDEATRQVFKSSWLPVRFGRLRGEKVSVWALLNSEYFSEGKRREIFNHYQLRKLTLEQIRAMLEEEMKRWAPIKFPAMRGSVSAYHLMETGVIDRALFERVLEGAVTPEEVLRMDSVRKYLYGSGSIGGIVLQPSNQRISIYEAMKQNIMLPGMALPLLEAQAATGFIIDPVNNQKLCVDDAIKKGVIGPEVHEKLQHAEGAVTGYKDPFTGKKIPLFQAMKKGLIADKQAMQLMEVQMATGGIIDPTCGHYIPIESAQKRGCLDEDTSKALSKPSDDNRAFCVPDSKETVSYAELIKRCQKDEVSGFHLLPLPQAAAPARSDEEIQRIFEETMVKERGVSLWELIHSGYFTEEQRRRDFVERFRSEEMSLQELVALVLRLVGEMEMKARTQITLEGLRGSIPAVWLLDAGIITKKTFEELAQGIRTPEEVAAMESVKRYLQGTGNIAGVFIEASKKKMSFYDAMKSHLLLPGAAVRLLEAQAATGYLSDPATNQRLSVRDAVRAAVVGEELTEKLLLAERAVTGYTDPYTGNSISLCQALRKELIPLGEAVPLVEAQLATGGVIDPIHHLHLPLQAAYRYGFYDEDLNQTLSQPDDSTKVFFDPNTKENVTYQQLKDRCFQEPESGLWLLPLSENAMFCVDEQTMEVLKSVTVCVNIGRFKGQTVSVWDLLNSEYLSESKRRELVQRYKDENTEVLHEIIAIVTTIIKETETQGKKFAFKGLRKRVSASDLFQSQLIDKKTLDELNQGKKTVKEVTEMDSVRRYLEGSNFIAGVLIQPSNVKMSIYQAMRKGILRPGTALVLLEAQAATGYIIDPEKNQKFSVEEALAAGLIGGEVFEKLLCAERAVTGYTDPYTKAPMSLFEAMNQGLIVKSHGIRLLEAQIATGGIIDPVHSHRIPVEVAYRRGYFNQEMNQILSDPSDDTKGFFDPNTHENLTYMQLLERCVQDSETGLYMLQVVQEGGRYFYIDEFTKQDLRSKPLNIKVGKFKDQTVSIWEILCSHYISEQKRKELVMQYKCKTLTLEGLTALLFRIIEDTEQRAEALKVKGLRGDVSISELFNSEIIDKKTLEQLQDGSLTLASLTKRDNIKRYLEGTGCIAGILLPSRKEKMSIYQALKKGLLTEQCALGLLEAQVATGFLIDPLKNKKLSVDEAISSGLVGSNFHRQLLSAEKAVMGYTDPQTGKKMSLFQAIKQKITVKEHGTRLLEAQIATGGIIDPVHSHHLPLEVAYQRGHLDDDMFLMLSDPDHGCKGFIDPNTHEKISYSQLLQRCSKDRETGWYLLQVMEKDDDYFYIDEQTKTALLSTKVQVPVGKYKGQVLSLWELLCTEYITEEKRKELMKKYKEESHHIIQGIIETILSIIKEKEEGRSDVWFQGIRQQITASELLSAQIITEETMEKLHKGRETAEEISQMDSVRKYLEGTGSIAGILVPCKGEPGKLEKMSIYQAMWKGILRQGTALVLLEAQAATGFVIDPVTNKKLSVDEAVSSGLVGSELQKKLLSAERSVTGYTDPYTGQKISLFQAMQKELIVKEHGIRLLEAQIATGGIVDPVHSHRLPVEAAYQRGYFDREMNQILSDPSDDTKGFFDPNTHENLTYMQLLRRCVPDPDTGLLMLQLMDKGSVLHQLSEEARQALQAARTTLSVGLFQGQSVTLWELLFSRYVPEHRRQDLLRRYKAGSVTVSEMSTLLTTIITEAEQRAAPVPVRAQNGEPVSSRHEWERERKLERERELDREQERERELEQERERELERSLQSRTVEVPGSSFRGRKVSLWELLFSRYVSEAKRQELLGLLRAGSLALDELAALLLALVQEAVERSSAVKFTGLRRQVTASDLADSGIIDKDTLADLVQGARTVAEVTEMASVKRYLDGTGCIAGVLVPCKGEPGKLEKMSIYQAMWKGILRQGTALVLLEAQAATGFVIDPVTNKKLSVDEAVSSGLVGSELHEKLLSAERAVTGYTDPYSGEQISLFQAMQKELIVKEHGIRLLEAQIATGGIVDPVHSHRLPVEVAYQRGYFDREMNQILSDPSDDTKGFFDPNTHENLTYMQLLRRCVPDPDTGLLMLQLMDKGSVLHQLSEEARQALQAARTTLSVGLFQGQSVTLWELLFSRYVPEHRRQDLLRRYKAGTVTVSEMSTLLTTIITEAEQRAAPVPVRAQNGEPLDREQERERELEQERERELERSLQSRTVEVPGSSFRGRKVSLWELLFSRYVSEAKRQELLGLLRAGSLALDELAALLLALVQEAVERSSAVKFTGLRRQVTASDLADSGIIDKDTLADLVQGARTVAEVTEMASVKRYLDGTGCIAGVLVPCKGEPGKLEKMSIYQAMWKGILRQGTALVLLEAQAATGFVIDPVTNKKLSVDEAVSSGLVGSELHEKLLSAERAVTGYTDPYSGEQISLFQAMQKELIVKEHGIRLLEAQIATGGIVDPVHSHRLPVEAAYQRGYFDQEMNQILSDPSDDTKGFFDPNTHENLTYMQLLRRCVPDPDTGLLMLQLMDKGSVLHQLSEEARQALQAARTTLSVGLFQGQSVTLWELLFSRYVPEHRRQDLLRRYKAGSVTVSEMSTLLTTIITEAEQRAAPVPVRAQNGEPVSSRHEWERERELDRERKLDREQERERELEQERERELERSLQSRTVEVPGSSFRGRKVSLWELLFSRYVSEAKRQELLGLLRAGSLALDELAALLLALVQEAVERSSAVKFTGLRRQVTALDLADSGIIDKDTLADLVQGARTVAEVTEMASVKRYLDGTGCIAGVLVPCNGEPGKLEKMSIYQAMWKGILRQGTALVLLEAQAATGFVIDPVTNKKLSVDEAVSSGLVGSELHEKLLSAERAVTGYTDPYSGEQISLFQAMQKELIVKEHGIRLLEAQIATGGIVDPVHSHRLPVEVAYQRGYFDREMNQILSDPSDDTKGFFDPNTHENLTYMQLLRRCVPDPDTGLYFLSISRV from the exons ATGGAGAGCAAGCCTGCAGTGAACGGGCACGCTGCCCCTGTGTCTCCCCAGGAAGGCAGCCCAGGAGCAAACCAGTGGTGCCAGGATGTGCTGGCTCGCAAGGAGAGCAAAATGGCGGGGATGGATGGTCACAGCAAGCCCCCGGAAGCAGCTGGCAGCATTGCTGGAGTGTATGTGGAGGCTTCCAAGAAGATGATGAGTTTTTATGATGCCACCAGGGAGCACCTCCTGAGTCTGGACTCGGCACTCAGCCTCCTCGAGGCCCAGGCAGCCACGGGCTTCCTGGCTGACCCGGTGAAGAACAGGCGGGTGTCAGTGGCAGAAGCGGTGCAGATGGGGCTAGTGGGGCTGGAGCTGAAGGAcaagctgctctctgcagagaaaGCTGCTACCGGTTTTATGGACCCCTACACGGAAGAGAAGATTCCCCTGTTCCAGGCGATGCAGAAGGACCTGGTGGGGAGGGACCAAGGCACCCGCCTGCTCCAGGCCCAGATCGCGACCGGTGGCATCATTGACCCCAGCACCGGCTGCCGGCTCCCAGCAGATGTGGCCTGTGAGAGGGGCTATTTAGATGAAGAGATGAGCCAGCTCCTCTCTGATCCAAGCAATGAGGATGGCAAAAGGTTCCTCAACCCCAGTACTATGGAGAGGGTCACCTACATGGAGCTTATCAAGCGCTGTGTCATTGAACCAGGCTCAGGCTTCCTCCTCTTGCCCCTGCAGACGACGTTCCCAGGGCTGGGAGGGCGAGTGAGCAGCAGGGACCTGCTGGACTCAGGCATCATCAGCTCCGACACGTTCAGAGGTCTCGAGGAGGGAAGAGTCTCTGCCCAGGAGGTTGCAGAGAGTGACTCAGTTCAGCGGTTCCTGCGTGGGACAAGGACTGTGGCGGGCGTTGTCTTGCCTTCTGGTGAGCAGAAAAGCCTTTACCAGGCCCTGAGGGAGCATCTtctcctgcctggcactgccCTGATGCTCCTGCAAGTCCAGGCCTCCACTGGCAGCCTGACAGACCCCATCAAGAACAAAAGCTACTTGGTTGATGAAGCTGTTAGAGTCGGTCTCATTGGCCCAGAGCTTCATGAGAAACTGTCTTCAGCTGAGAAAAGCATCACAGGGTACAGGGACCCCTGCACTGGAGAAATGCTCTCTCTGTTCCAAGCCATCAGGAAGGGCTTTGTCCCCAAGGATCACGGCTTCTGCCTTCTGGAGGCTCAGATGGCCACTGGTGGGATAATTGCTCCAGGAAAACACCTCCGTGTCCCCACGGAGACAGCCTGCAAGTGGGAGTACCTGGACGAGGCCACGAGACAGCTCCTCTCCACTCCTACCAATGACATGAAAGGGTTCTTGGACCCCAGCTCCAAGGAGAAGTTGACCTACACGGACCTGCTCAAGCGCTGTGTGACTGATCCCAGCActgggctcctgctgctgccccttggaGGAGACAGCAGAGAGGGACTCAAGGGAACCCACCTCTTCTTTGACCACGAGACCCAGACAGCTCTGGAAAACACACGGGTACCTGTTGCTTTGGGCAAATTCAAGGGGAAGTCCGTGTCTCTCTGGAAACTTCTCTTCTCAGACTACATCCAGAGCGAGCAAAGAGCTGCTCTGTCCCAGCAGTACCTTGCAGGAACACTCTCCATGCAAGAGCTGAGTAAGGCAGTGAGTGCCACCGTCGAGGAGATGGCTTCCCCTGCTAACATCACCTTTGAAGGACTGAGGGACAGGGTGACAGCCGACCAGCTCCTGAGCTCTGAAATCATCAACAAAGATTTGTTTAAGAAACTGAAGGAGGGAGAAACATCGGCCAAAGAAGTCGTCAGCATGGACACGGTCAAGAAGTACCTGCAAGGCACAGGTAGCATCGGTGGACTGCTGCTTCCTGACTCCCAGGAGAAGATCAGCATCTACCAGGCAAAGCGGAAGGGACTTCTAAGGCCAGGAACGTCCCTGATCCTCCTGGAGGCCCAGGCTGCCACTGGGTTTATCATTGACCCAGCTGCCAACAGAAGGTATTCTGTAGGTGAGGCCTTGCAAGCAGGTGTCATTGGCCCTGATGTCTACGACAAGCTTCTGGCTGCGGAGAAATCGGTCACTGGCTACAGAGATCCTTACTCAGGGAACACCATCTCCCTCTTCCAGGCCATGCAGAAGGAGCTCATCGTTAGGGAGCACGGCATCCGCCTGCTCGAGGCCCAGATCGCCACGGGCGGTATCATCGACCCCGTCAACAGCCACCGCATCCCCGTGGAGGTGGCCTACAAGCGCGGGTACTTTGACAAGAAGATGAACTTGATCCTCTCGGACCCCAGCGATGACACCAAGGGCTTCTTCGACCCCAACACCCACGAGAACCTCACCTacctgcagctgaaggagaagTGCATCACGGAGCCGTCCACtgggctctgcctcctgcccctgAACAGCAGGAAGCGCCAGTTCGTGGATGAAGCCACCAGGCAGGTGTTCAAGAGCTCCTGGCTGCCGGTCAGGTTCGGGCGGCTGCGGGGAGAGAAGGTCTCCGTGTGGGCCCTGCTGAACTCCGAGTACTTCAGCGAGGGGAAGCGCCGGGAGATATTCAACCACTACCAGCTGCGGAAGCTCACCCTGGAGCAGATCCGAGCCATGCTggaggaggaaatgaaaagatGGGCACCCATCAAGTTCCCAGCCATGAGGGGCAGTGTCAGTGCCTACCACCTGATGGAGACCGGAGTCATTGACAGGGCCCTGTTTGAGAGGGTGCTGGAGGGAGCTGTCACGCCAGAGGAAGTCCTGCGCATGGACTCTGTCAGAAAGTACCTCTATGGCTCTGGCAGCATTGGGGGGATTGTTCTCCAGCCATCAAATCAGAGGATAAGCATTTATGAGGCCATGAAGCAAAACATCATGCTACCTGGAATGGCCCTCCCATTGCTGGAGGCCCAGGCTGCCACAGGCTTCATCATCGACCCAGTCAACAACCAGAAGCTCTGTGTGGACGATGCCATCAAGAAGGGAGTCATTGGACCAGAAGTCCATGAGAAGCTGCAGCATGCAGAAGGGGCTGTCACAGGCTATAAAGATCCTTTCACAGGCAAGAAGATACCCCTCTTCCAGGCGATGAAGAAGGGCCTGATCGCAGACAAACAGGCCATGCAGTTAATGGAGGTGCAGATGGCTACAGGAGGCATCATTGACCCAACTTGTGGCCACTATATCCCCATAGAATCTGCCCAGAAGCGAGGGTGCCTGGATGAGGACACGAGCAAGGCCCTTTCTAAGCCCAGTGATGACAACAGAGCCTTCTGTGTCCCAGACAGCAAAGAGACCGTGAGCTATGCAGAGCTGATCAAGCGCTGCCAGAAGGACGAGGTCTCCGGCTTCCACTTGCTGCCTCTGCCGCAGGCGGCTGCTCCTGCCCGCAGTGATGAAGAAATCCAGCGGATCTTTGAGGAAACCATGGTGAAGGAGAGAGGGGTCTCCCTGTGGGAACTAATCCACTCTGGGTATTTCACCgaggagcagaggaggagggacTTTGTGGAGAGGTTCCGGTCTGAGGAAATGtcactgcaggagctggttgCTCTTGTGCTCAGGTTGGttggggagatggagatgaaagCCCGCACCCAGATCACCTTGGAGGGCCTGCggggcagcatccctgcagtgtGGCTGCTGGATGCTGGCATCATTACAAAGAAGACATTTGAAGAACTGGCCCAGGGCATACGAACTCCTGAGGAGGTGGCTGCGATGGAGAGTGTGAAGAGGTACTTGCAGGGCACAGGCAACATTGCTGGGGTATTCATAGAGGCATCCAAAAAGAAGATGAGCTTTTACGATGCCATGAAGAgccatctcctcctccctggggctgctgtgaGGCTGCTGGAAGCTCAGGCAGCCACAGGGTACCTGAGTGACCCAGCAACAAACCAGAGACTCAGCGTGAGGGATGCAGTGAGAGCTGCTGTAGTGGGTGAAGAGCTCACTGAGAAGCTCCTTCTGGCCGAGCGGGCAGTGACCGGCTACACAGACCCCTACACCGGGAACTCCATCTCCCTGTGCCAAGCGCTCAGGAAGGAGCTGATTCCTCTGGGAGAGGCTGTTCCCTTGGTGGAGGCCCAGCTGGCCACCGGAGGGGTCATTGATCCCATTCATCACCTCCACCTTCCACTGCAGGCCGCGTACAGGTATGGCTTCTACGACGAGGACCTCAACCAAACCCTGTCCCAGCCGGATGACAGCACCAAAGTCTTCTTTGATCCAAACACAAAGGAGAACGTGACCTACCAGCAGCTGAAGGACAGATGCTTTCAGGAGCCTGAGTCAGGTCTCTGGCTCCTTCCCCTCTCAGAAAACGCGATGTTCTGTGTGGATGAACAGACCATGGAGGTGCTGAAATCTGTGACTGTCTGTGTCAACATAGGGCGCTTCAAAGGACAGACAGTGTCAGTCTGGGACCTTCTCAACTCTGAATACCTCTCAGAGAGCAAGAGAAGAGAGCTGGTGCAAAGGTACAAAGACGAGAACACTGAAGTGCTGCATGAAATCATAGCAATTGTCACCACAATCATCAAAGAGACAGAGACACAAGGAAAGAAGTTTGCGTTCAAGGGCCTGCGGAAAAGGGTTTCTGCCAGTGACCTCTTCCAATCCCAACTGATAGACAAGAAAACCCTCGATGAGCTCAACCAGGGGAAGAAAACAGTCAAAGAAGTCACTGAAATGGACTCTGTTCGCAGGTACCTGGAGGGCAGCAATTTCATAGCAGGGGTCCTCATACAGCCAAGCAATGTGAAGATGAGCATCTACCAGGCCATGAGGAAGGGCATCCTAAGGCCAGGGACAgcgctggtgctgctggaggcacAGGCTGCCACTGGCTACATCATTGATCCAGAGAAGAACCAGAAGTTCTCAGTGGAGGAAGCATTGGCTGCAGGTCTAATTGGAGGGGAGGTTTTTgaaaagctgctctgtgcagagcGGGCCGTGACAGGCTACACCGATCCCTACACAAAAGCCCCAATGTCCCTGTTTGAAGCCATGAACCAAGGACTGATCGTGAAGAGCCACGGCATCCGCCTGCTTGAGGCCCAGATTGCCACCGGCGGCATCATTGACCCCGTGCACAGCCACCGCATCCCAGTCGAGGTGGCCTACCGGCGTGGGTACTTCAACCAGGAgatgaaccagatcctctcagACCCCAGTGATGACACCAAGGGCTTCTTTGACCCCAACACTCATGAGAACCTCACCTACATGCAGCTCCTGGAGAGATGTGTCCAAGATTCAGAGACGGGGCTGTACATGCTACAGGTTGtacaggagggaggaaggtaCTTCTACATTGATGAGTTTACGAAGCAGGATTTGCGCTCAAAGCCTCTTAACATCAAAGTTGGAAAGTTTAAGGACCAGACAGTTTCCATCTGGGAAATTCTCTGCTCTCATTACATCTCcgagcagaaaaggaaagaactgGTGATGCAGTACAAGTGCAAAACCCTAACACTGGAAGGCCTTACAGCCCTCCTTTTCAGAATCATTGAGGACACAGAGCAAAGAGCAGAAGCCCTCAAGGTGAAAGGACTCCGGGGGGATGTGTCGATATCAGAATTGTTTAACTCTGAGATCATTGACAAGAAAACTctagagcagctccaggatgGAAGTCTCACACTTGCCAGCCTCACCAAGAGGGACAACATCAAGAGGTACTTAGAGGGCACTGGATGCATTGCCGGCATTCTACTCCCAtcaaggaaagagaagatgagCATCTACCAGGCCCTGAAAAAGGGCCTTCTCACAGAACAgtgtgctctggggctgctAGAGGCACAGGTTGCCACTGGTTTCCTCATTGACccactgaaaaataagaagCTCTCTGTAGACGAGGCCATCTCGTCTGGACTGGTGGGGAGCAACTTCCACAGGCAGCTCCTGTCAGCAGAGAAAGCCGTGATGGGATACACGGATCctcaaacaggaaagaaaatgtcccTCTTTCAGGCCATAAAGCAGAAGATAACAGTCAAGGAGCATGGCACCCGCCTGCTTGAGGCCCAGATTGCCACCGGCGGCATCATCGACCCCGTGCACAGCCACCACCTGCCCTTGGAGGTAGCCTACCAGCGTGGACACTTGGACGACGACATGTTCCTCATGCTTTCTGATCCTGACCATGGCTGCAAAGGTTTTATAGATCCAAACACTCATGAGAAGATCAGCTACAGTCAGCTCCTGCAGAGATGTTCCAAAGACAGAGAAACTGGCTGGTACCTGCTGCAGGTCATGGAGAAGGATGATGACTATTTCTACATTGACGAGCAAACAAAAACAGCCCTGTTGTCTACAAAGGTGCAAGTGCCTGTTGGAAAATACAAAGGACAGGTATTATCACTGTGGGAACTTCTCTGCACTGAGTACATCacagaggagaagagaaaagaactgatgaaaaaatacaaagaggAATCCCATCACATTATCCAGGGAATCATTGAAACAATACTAAGcatcattaaagaaaaagaagaaggcAGAAGTGATGTATGGTTCCAAGGAATCAGACAACAGATCACAGCATCGGAACTTCTCAGTGCACAGATAATTACAGAAGAAACGATGGAAAAACTCCACAAAGGAAGAgagacagcagaagaaatatCTCAGATGGACAGTGTGAGAAAATACCTCGAAGGAACTGGAAGCATTGCTGGCATCCTGGTGCCCTGCAAGGGCGAGCCCGGCAAGCTGGAGAAGATGAGCATCTACCAGGCCATGTGGAAGGGCATCCTGAGGCAGGGCACggccctggtgctgctggaggcgCAGGCTGCCACCGGCTTCGTCATTGACCCGGTCACTAACAAGAAGCTCTCCGTGGACGAGGCTGTGTCCTCGGGGCTCGTAGGAAGTGAACTCCAGAAGAAACTTCTCTCTGCAGAGAGATCTGTGACGGGTTACACAGACCCATACACAGGACAAAAGATCTCCCTCTTCCAGGCCATGCAGAAGGAGCTCATCGTCAAAGAGCACGGCATCCGTCTGCTCGAGGCCCAGATCGCCACGGGCGGCATCGTCGACCCCGTGCACAGCCACCGCCTGCCCGTGGAAGCTGCCTACCAGCGCGGCTACTTCGACCGGGAgatgaaccagatcctctcggACCCCAGCGACGACACCAAGGGCTTCTTCGACCCCAACACCCACGAGAACCTCACCTACATGCAGCTCCTGCGCCGCTGCGTGCCCGACCCAGACACGGggctgctgatgctgcagctgaTGGACAAGGGCTCCGTGCTCCACCAGCTGAGCGAGGAGGCCCGCCAAGCCCTGCAGGCCGCCCGCACCACGCTCAGCGTGGGGCTCTTCCAGGGCCAGAGCGTCACCCTCTGGGAGCTCCTCTTCTCCCGCTACGTGCCCGAGCACCGGCGCCAGGACCTGCTGCGCCGCTATAAGGCGGGGAGCGTCACCGTCTCGGAGATGAGCACCCTCCTCACCACCATCATCACGGAGGCTGAGCAGCGGGCGGCCCCGGTGCCGGTTCGCGCCCAGAACGGTGAGCCCGTGAGCTCCCGGCACGAGTGGGAGCGGGAGCGGAAGCTGGAACGGGAGCGGGAGCTGGATCGGGAGCAGGAGCGGGAGAGGGAGCTGGAACAGGAACGGGAGCGGGAGCTGGAGCGGTCCCTGCAGTCCCGCACCGTCGAGGTCCCGGGCAGCAGCTTCCGCGgcaggaaggtgtccctgtgggAGCTCCTCTTCTCCCGGTACGTGAGCGAGGCcaagaggcaggagctgctggggctgctgcggGCCGGGAGCCTGGCGCTGGACGAGCTGGCAGcgctgctgctggccctggtgCAGGAGGCGGTGGAGCGCAGCAGCGCGGTGAAGTTCACGGGCCTCAGGAGGCAGGTGACGGCCTCGGACCTGGCGGACTCGGGCATCATCGACAAGGACACGCTGGCCGACCTGGTGCAGGGCGCCAGGACAGTGGCGGAGGTGACGGAAATGGCCTCGGTCAAGCGCTACCTGGACGGCACGGGCTGCATCGCCGGCGTGCTGGTGCCCTGCAAGGGCGAGCCCGGCAAGCTGGAGAAGATGAGCATCTACCAGGCCATGTGGAAGGGCATCCTGAGGCAGGGCACggccctggtgctgctggaggcgCAGGCTGCCACCGGCTTCGTCATTGACCCGGTCACTAACAAGAAGCTCTCCGTGGACGAGGCTGTGTCCTCGGGGCTGGTGGGCAGCGAGCTGCACGAGAAGCTGCTGTCGGCGGAGCGCGCCGTGACCGGCTACACCGACCCCTACAGCGGGGAGCAGATCTCCCTCTTCCAGGCCATGCAGAAGGAGCTCATCGTCAAGGAGCACGGCATCCGCCTGCTCGAGGCCCAGATCGCCACGGGCGGCATCGTCGACCCTGTGCACAGCCACCGCCTGCCCGTGGAGGTGGCCTACCAGCGCGGCTACTTCGACCGGGAgatgaaccagatcctctcggACCCCAGCGACGACACCAAGGGCTTCTTCGACCCCAACACCCACGAGAACCTCACCTACATGCAGCTCCTGCGCCGCTGCGTGCCCGACCCGGACACGGggctgctgatgctgcagctgaTGGACAAGGGCTCCGTGCTCCACCAGCTGAGCGAGGAGGCCCGCCAAGCCCTGCAGGCCGCCCGCACCACGCTCAGCGTGGGGCTCTTCCAGGGCCAGAGCGTCACCCTCTGGGAGCTCCTCTTCTCCCGCTACGTGCCCGAGCACCGGCGCCAGGACCTGCTGCGCCGCTATAAGGCGGGGACCGTCACCGTCTCGGAGATGAGCACCCTCCTCACCACCATCATCACGGAGGCTGAGCAGCGGGCGGCCCCGGTGCCGGTTCGCGCCCAGAACGGCGAGCCC CTGGATCGGGAGCAGGAGCGGGAGAGGGAGCTGGAACAGGAACGGGAGCGGGAGCTGGAGCGGTCCCTGCAGTCCCGCACCGTCGAGGTCCCGGGCAGCAGCTTCCGCGgcaggaaggtgtccctgtgggAGCTCCTCTTCTCCCGGTACGTGAGCGAGGCcaagaggcaggagctgctggggctgctgcggGCCGGGAGCCTGGCGCTGGACGAGCTGGCAGcgctgctgctggccctggtgCAGGAGGCGGTGGAGCGCAGCAGCGCGGTGAAGTTCACGGGCCTCAGGAGGCAGGTGACGGCCTCGGACCTGGCGGACTCGGGCATCATCGACAAGGACACGCTGGCCGACCTGGTGCAGGGCGCCAGGACAGTGGCGGAGGTGACGGAAATGGCCTCGGTCAAGCGCTACCTGGATGGCACGGGCTGCATCGCCGGCGTGCTGGTGCCCTGCAAGGGCGAGCCCGGCAAGCTGGAGAAGATGAGCATCTACCAGGCCATGTGGAAGGGCATCCTGAGGCAGGGCACggccctggtgctgctggaggcgCAGGCTGCCACCGGCTTCGTCATTGACCCGGTCACTAACAAGAAGCTCTCCGTGGACGAGGCTGTGTCCTCGGGGCTGGTGGGCAGCGAGCTGCACGAGAAGCTGCTGTCGGCGGAGCGCGCCGTGACCGGCTACACCGACCCCTACAGCGGGGAGCAGATCTCCCTCTTCCAGGCCATGCAGAAGGAGCTCATCGTCAAGGAGCACGGCATCCGCCTGCTCGAGGCCCAGATCGCCACGGGCGGCATCGTCGACCCTGTGCACAGCCACCGCCTGCCCGTGGAAGCTGCCTACCAGCGCGGCTACTTCGACCAGGAgatgaaccagatcctctcggACCCCAGCGACGACACCAAGGGCTTCTTCGACCCCAACACCCACGAGAACCTCACCTACATGCAGCTCCTGCGCCGCTGCGTGCCCGACCCGGACACGGggctgctgatgctgcagctgaTGGACAAGGGCTCCGTGCTCCACCAGCTGAGCGAGGAGGCCCGCCAAGCCCTGCAGGCCGCCCGCACCACGCTCAGCGTGGGGCTCTTCCAGGGCCAGAGCGTCACCCTCTGGGAGCTCCTCTTCTCCCGCTACGTGCCCGAGCACCGGCGCCAGGACCTGCTGCGCCGCTATAAGGCGGGGAGCGTCACCGTCTCGGAGATGAGCACCCTCCTCACCACCATCATCACGGAGGCTGAGCAGCGGGCGGCCCCGGTGCCGGTTCGCGCCCAGAACGGCGAGCCCGTGAGCTCCCGGCACGAGTGGGAGCGGGAGCGGGAGCTGGATCGGGAGCGGAAGCTGGATCGGGAGCAGGAGCGGGAGAGGGAGCTGGAACAGGAACGGGAGCGGGAGCTGGAGCGGTCCCTGCAGTCCCGCACCGTCGAGGTCCCGGGCAGCAGCTTCCGCGgcaggaaggtgtccctgtgggAGCTCCTCTTCTCCCGGTACGTGAGCGAGGCcaagaggcaggagctgctggggctgctgcggGCCGGGAGCCTGGCGCTGGACGAGCTGGCAGcgctgctgctggccctggtgCAGGAGGCGGTGGAGCGCAGCAGCGCGGTGAAGTTCACGGGCCTCAGGAGGCAGGTGACGGCCTTGGACCTGGCGGACTCGGGCATCATCGACAAGGACACGCTGGCCGACCTGGTGCAGGGCGCCAGGACAGTGGCGGAGGTGACGGAAATGGCCTCGGTCAAGCGCTACCTGGACGGCACGGGCTGCATCGCCGGCGTGCTGGTGCCCTGCAATGGCGAGCCCGGCAAGCTGGAGAAGATGAGCATCTACCAGGCCATGTGGAAGGGCATCCTGAGGCAGGGCACggccctggtgctgctggaggcgCAGGCTGCCACCGGCTTCGTCATTGACCCGGTCACTAACAAGAAGCTCTCCGTGGACGAGGCTGTGTCCTCGGGGCTGGTGGGCAGCGAGCTGCACGAGAAGCTGCTGTCGGCGGAGCGCGCCGTGACCGGCTACACCGACCCCTACAGCGGGGAGCAGATCTCCCTCTTCCAGGCCATGCAGAAGGAGCTCATCGTCAAGGAGCACGGCATCCGCCTGCTCGAGGCCCAGATCGCCACGGGCGGCATCGTTGACCCCGTGCACAGCCACCGCCTGCCCGTGGAGGTGGCCTACCAGCGCGGCTACTTCGACCGGGAgatgaaccagatcctctcggACCCCAGTGATGACACCAAGGGCTTCTTCGACCCCAACACCCACGAGAACCTCACCTACATGCAGCTCCTGCGCCGCTGCGTGCCCGACCCGGACACGGgtctttattttctcagtatttctaGAGTGTAA